The proteins below are encoded in one region of Myxococcales bacterium:
- the secD gene encoding protein translocase subunit SecD, which translates to MGHSRTASGRPAFFVSIDFKKPRGANLFEELTERNVKRRMAIVLDDRVESAPVIQTKIGGGRAQITLGVGPNIQQEAKNLSIVLKAGALPVPIRPSNEQLIGPTLGQDSVQRGAKGAMVGIILVLIFMLLYYQVGGFIADVMVLFNISLLLAFLSVMSATLTLPGIAGIALTVGMAVDANVLIMERIREELRGGKSARAAVDQGYRRAFWSIMDAQLTTFIAGVVLYQFGTGPIRGFAVTLMAGIITSLFYRCVLFSSNVRMVGPRFTCATVAGGLVDGVY; encoded by the coding sequence GTGGGTCACTCAAGGACAGCGTCCGGAAGACCCGCCTTTTTCGTATCGATTGACTTCAAAAAACCGCGTGGCGCAAATCTTTTTGAAGAGCTCACAGAAAGAAACGTAAAGCGACGCATGGCGATTGTGCTTGATGACCGCGTCGAGTCTGCTCCAGTGATACAGACCAAGATTGGAGGAGGGCGCGCCCAAATTACTTTGGGTGTAGGACCCAACATCCAACAGGAAGCAAAGAATCTATCGATTGTACTCAAGGCGGGTGCGCTTCCTGTTCCTATTCGTCCATCAAATGAGCAACTCATCGGTCCAACGCTGGGTCAAGATTCAGTGCAGCGTGGTGCAAAAGGAGCGATGGTAGGCATAATATTGGTGCTGATATTCATGCTTCTGTACTACCAGGTGGGTGGTTTCATTGCGGACGTCATGGTGCTCTTCAATATTTCGTTGTTGTTGGCTTTTCTGTCGGTGATGAGTGCAACGCTGACTCTCCCGGGTATTGCGGGAATTGCCCTAACGGTTGGTATGGCCGTGGATGCTAACGTGCTGATTATGGAGCGTATCCGTGAGGAGCTTCGAGGTGGTAAATCGGCACGCGCGGCAGTGGATCAGGGTTACCGTCGCGCCTTCTGGTCGATTATGGATGCACAGCTAACGACTTTCATTGCAGGTGTTGTGCTTTATCAGTTTGGTACGGGACCCATTCGTGGTTTTGCTGTGACCTTGATGGCTGGAATCATTACTTCTCTTTTTTACCGGTGTGTTCTGTTCTCGAGTAATGTTCGAATGGTTGGTCCGCGGTTTACGTGTGCAACAGTTGCGGGTGGGTTAGTCGATGGAGTTTATTAA
- the secF gene encoding protein translocase subunit SecF encodes MEFIKPGVYIDFMRYRKVVILVSILTVIGSLVLIVFPGPNYGIDFRGGTEIQLAFKGKVSAGELRSTLGSLGYSQPEVLSVEDRPNEFIVRIQEVSSLADSKIKQIKSKISSALGQTKIKEFKLSPGGDKISLRLSGVTNEALLTHAVHAAGVKVRSASRFGSADQFRYEIRLQGVADKIVDKLQSKLGSRGPEAPRRVEWVGPKAGEQLRTAALQSLLYAVAFIMVYVAFRFDLRFAPGGVLAMVHDAIITIGLFVLLRKEINLSTVAALLTIMGYSINDTIVIFDRIRENMQRMRDKSLRELINISTSQMLSRTITTSGTTVLSVSAFFIWGTPVIQDIALAMVIGVVVGTYSSIYIAAPVTEWMDRRFFRAGISR; translated from the coding sequence ATGGAGTTTATTAAACCAGGCGTTTATATTGATTTTATGCGCTACCGGAAGGTAGTGATTTTAGTCTCTATTCTGACGGTGATTGGCAGTCTTGTCCTTATTGTCTTTCCGGGACCAAACTACGGCATTGATTTTCGAGGTGGTACGGAAATCCAGCTTGCATTCAAAGGGAAAGTAAGCGCGGGGGAATTGCGCTCGACCCTTGGTTCTTTGGGCTACAGTCAACCGGAAGTACTAAGTGTTGAGGATCGGCCCAATGAATTCATCGTTCGTATTCAGGAAGTTTCATCTCTTGCTGATTCGAAAATTAAACAAATCAAATCGAAAATCAGTTCAGCGCTTGGTCAAACCAAGATAAAAGAGTTCAAGCTCTCTCCTGGTGGCGATAAAATATCACTAAGACTCAGTGGAGTCACCAACGAGGCTCTTTTGACGCATGCGGTTCATGCGGCTGGCGTGAAAGTGCGTTCTGCAAGCCGTTTCGGATCCGCAGATCAATTTCGTTATGAAATTCGTTTGCAAGGCGTGGCCGACAAGATTGTCGACAAACTCCAGAGCAAGCTTGGCTCCCGCGGTCCAGAAGCCCCCAGGCGAGTGGAATGGGTAGGTCCAAAAGCAGGAGAACAACTTCGGACGGCTGCGCTGCAATCGCTACTTTACGCAGTCGCCTTCATTATGGTCTATGTCGCGTTTCGCTTTGATTTACGTTTTGCACCGGGCGGAGTGCTTGCCATGGTGCATGATGCGATTATTACGATTGGTTTGTTCGTCTTGTTGCGAAAGGAGATTAACTTATCAACCGTTGCTGCTTTGCTTACGATCATGGGCTACTCGATCAACGATACGATAGTTATCTTCGATCGTATTCGTGAAAACATGCAACGCATGCGAGATAAGAGCCTGCGAGAGTTAATCAATATTAGTACTTCGCAGATGCTATCAAGAACGATTACGACATCAGGCACAACCGTTCTTTCAGTGAGTGCGTTCTTTATCTGGGGCACCCCTGTCATTCAGGACATTGCTTTAGCCATGGTTATCGGTGTGGTCGTCGGAACATACTCCTCCATCTATATCGCCGCTCCGGTGACCGAGTGGATGGATCGTCGGTTTTTCCGAGCTGGGATTTCGCGTTAG
- the yajC gene encoding preprotein translocase subunit YajC has protein sequence MQAGMLVVMFVVFYLLLIRPQQKRQKEQQALLSSLKRGDVVRTTGGIRGEILDLSDSDVTLLVAEKVKLNVLRSHVAGVENTGSNKKAA, from the coding sequence ATGCAAGCTGGCATGCTGGTTGTCATGTTTGTGGTCTTTTATCTTCTTTTGATTCGCCCGCAACAAAAACGTCAAAAAGAACAACAAGCTCTACTCAGTAGTTTAAAACGTGGTGATGTCGTACGCACAACGGGTGGGATTCGGGGTGAGATTCTTGACCTCAGCGACAGCGATGTAACGTTGTTAGTGGCCGAGAAAGTAAAACTCAATGTGCTACGTAGCCATGTTGCCGGCGTCGAAAACACCGGTTCCAACAAGAAGGCGGCTTAA